The following nucleotide sequence is from Staphylococcus chromogenes.
CTCAACATCCAAACACAAACACAACGCCTTGGTGTCCCATCAGCGATTGCTAACTTCTCTGGTTCATTTGGCTTATCGATAGGCCAAAACGGTTGTGCGGGTATTTATCCAGCCATGCTTGCCATCATGGTTGCACCTGTCGCAGGCGTTGAAGTAGACTGGCAATTCATCCTCACACTTATCGTTGTTGTCGTATTGAGTTCATTTGGTGTAGCCGGTGTAGGAGGCGGTGCTACATTTGCATCCATCCTTGTACTATCTGCACTCAATTTGCCGGTAGGTCTCGCAGGGGTCTTAATTTCTGTTGAACCTTTAATTGATATGGGCCGTACCGCACTCAACGTCAACGATTCCATTCTTGCAGGGACAGGTACCGCAAAACTGACAAAACAATTAGATGAAAATCAATTCAAATCTAACCACTACGATGAGCTTGCTTCTGAGCATTAATTAAAAAGAGGTCGCGACATTACGTTCGCGACCTCTTTTTTTGTTTATCTCTTTAAACGCTCTTCACGCAAATATTAAAGCACTTCTGCCATTTTAAGAACTCAATCTTTCTCTTCAATCGTTTATTTTTTGTTGAAGCCTGATAATTGAAGCCATTCAAGCATTTCTAAGCGTTGTTTACTTCCCATAAATTGTGCGATTTGTTCTGACCATGTTTCCGTACGTTCGCCGTTCGTGCGTGTTTTATAATAGTTTGAGACCGTTTCATCATACGCTTCAATTTGTTCTGCAAGTTTTTGATCCTCGCGCTCATATTCATCAATATGGAAAACATGATCAAGCGGTAGGCGTGGTTTCGGCGCGCCATTCTCGTCCTCTGCCGGTTCTCCGATGGCCATGCCGAATAATGGGAATGTGTACTCAGGTAAACCTAAAATCTCACGCACACGTTCTACATCATTACGGAGAGAACCTAAATAAACGATACCATACCCCATATCTTCTGCAGTTAAAGCAATATTTTGCGCCATTAAAGCAGCATCTACAGTTCCGACTAATAATCCTTCCGCTGTTTCAAAACTGCTTTCTAACTCTGCATCCCGTTTTTGGCTTACAAGCTTGTGACGGTGATAATCAATGACAAAAACAAGCAAATAACCATTTTCAACCACATACGGCTGTCCTGATACTTCTCTTAAAGATTCTTTCTTTTCAAGATCTTCTACACCAATCACAGAAGTCGTTTGTAGAAAACTTGAAGTCGACGCCATTTGCCCTGCCTCAATTAACTTTCGAACGATATCGCGATCAATGGCATTTGGCTTAAATTTACGTACAGAATGATGTTTTTTAGCT
It contains:
- the nfsA gene encoding oxygen-insensitive NADPH nitroreductase — protein: MSEHVYELAKKHHSVRKFKPNAIDRDIVRKLIEAGQMASTSSFLQTTSVIGVEDLEKKESLREVSGQPYVVENGYLLVFVIDYHRHKLVSQKRDAELESSFETAEGLLVGTVDAALMAQNIALTAEDMGYGIVYLGSLRNDVERVREILGLPEYTFPLFGMAIGEPAEDENGAPKPRLPLDHVFHIDEYEREDQKLAEQIEAYDETVSNYYKTRTNGERTETWSEQIAQFMGSKQRLEMLEWLQLSGFNKK